The Lycium ferocissimum isolate CSIRO_LF1 chromosome 8, AGI_CSIRO_Lferr_CH_V1, whole genome shotgun sequence DNA segment taaataatattaataatataatataatataataataataataataataataataataataataataataataataataataataataataataataataataataataataataataataataataataataataataataataataataataataataataataataataataataataataataataataataataggtgatgactatatataaataatattaatagaAAACAAATAATTGTGGTAAATATACATAACTAtttgcaaataaatattttggaaaaaggggcgggacaaaatcgggtgtcaacaacttgtccctctttgaccggtaatgatgaaagaattttcgGGCAAAGACGTTGACTTAGTAGCCTATTTTGTCCCGACTACAAGAAAATGGGAGACTATAAGGataaagaaaatttgagagaattGCGGCCGAACTCCGGTCTCcgagttgcctacatatctcgggttgcACGAGAATCAGGCCGTGTGTAGTTCTAGGATGACTACGACACCTACGAATAACAGGTCACGATTGGTGcgaatctttgaaaaatattgtcCCAGTGTCGAATTATGATGACACTGGGTATTATGACTATGATCACGTGCGAATTCGATGATCGGGTTATGGATGGGAACGGAATATTTGGGGGGTAGAGACGAGCGTTCGAGGTAGACCCTTGACCTTTGTCGGGAGGTCTGATTACCCTTCCCAACAAATTGCCCCAGCATCGTCGAAGAAATAGTTCCACGTTGCGCTAAAGCTCTGCGAAACTTAAACTAGATAAAATagttagtaaataaatatcGAAAGTAAAGCGACGTAAAATAGCCTTAGCTAAAGGCTAAATGCAAATGAGGTCTTAGGCCGATGATTCATGAGAATGATGCCTTTGGCGATGATTAATGACAATGAGGCCTAAACCAGATATGAAGATGAGGCTATTTAAGCCAAATGATTTTATGAAAATGAGACTGTCTAAGCCGGCATAATGAGGTTTTCTTTAAAACCCAATgattgatgaaaatgaggttttCATGACTCATGGTGTAAAGCGTTTGTGCAATAAATTTTAAAGCATTTGTGTGGTGCATGCGCGTTTGAAAGCATTTACGCGaagcaatttaaaatatttatgcaGTGCGTGTGCAGTGTTTCTTAAAGCAGGCATGCAAAGCATTTGAAAGTAAGTAGTGTATTTGAACGCGGCAGTGCAGTGCATTTGAGAGCATTTGTGCGGAGCAGATGAAAGCATTTGGGCAGTGCGTGTGCAGTGTatttaaagcatttatgcggagcagatgaaagcatttgtgcagtgcgtgtgcagtgcatttaaagcatttatgcggagcaaatgaaagcatttgtgcagtgcgtgtgcagtgcatttaaaagcatttatgcggagcAAATGAAAGCATTGGTGCGAtgcatgtgcagtgcatttgAAAGCATTTGTGCAGAGCATTTGAAAACGGTAATGCGTTTGAAAATAGTAGTGCGATTCATGTGCAGTGCgtttgaaagcatttatgcggCAGCATTTCGAAAGCATTTGTGTGGATGTGCtgcatttgaaagcatttatgcagAGCATTTGAAAGTAGTAGAAAACATTTGTGCATcgatatatttgaaattttttgtaaGACTTAAGAATTAATTTATCGTAAATTGCGAGAATTATTGGCACTTGAGAGGCATAATTCCTCCTAAATGttataagaaaaattcaaaccgTTCGATGCCTAGTCCTTGCAAGGCCGTAAACATTATAGATTTTCACCTTTCGCAACTCTGCAAacctgcactcaaagaaaatttgtaagTTTTGGGGGGGAGGTTGACTCGTGTTGACTTTGAAGATCCAGTTCTTGATGCTTCGTGCTTCCAGCTTTGTATGGACTTGTAACCTCCGCCTATTTCTAAGTCTTGGCCAACTAATAAAACCATTTGATTAAAAatcatattattataaaaggaaatatgcataaatttatggtaaatatgtatatagtgATAAATAATTTCTGCCGAACTTTGAACCGTGACACGTTGTGAAACAAAGCGAacgtcctttctccaaagtctttCCTTTGTCTGATGACTCAGTTGACCTTATCTCTCAATGTCATCTTGCAATGATGCCCTTAAAAATTGTCCCAGTTTCTGGCATAGGAGGATATTGAACTTTTAACACGACGAGACCGAGCCTTATataggctgcctacgtatcccgtagttcaaaacatacaaggcaaaataaaattaaaattttctaataatgtgaccgaAGCCTATGTAggccgcctacgtatcccaccgtgggaatcaggtcaggcgtagttcaaaacatacaaggaaaataaaattaaaattttctaataatgtgaccgaAGCCTATGTAggccgcctacgtatcccaccacgggaatcaggtcaggcgtagttcatattacaagcaaatggaaattttagaaatttctaTCTTAAAGAGACCAAACCCGAtatgggtttcctacatatcccGCCGAGGAAATGTAGTTTCATTACATAGAAAGACATTACAAAACAttacatataaaataaatgaaaagctcCTAGACGTAGTATCTCTTGACGGCATCTGCATTGATAGCTTTCGGCCACACTTCGCCATCCATTTCTGCTAAAATTAGTGCTCCTCCAGTTAGTACTCGGTGAACCATGTAAGGCCCTTGCCGCTTAGGtgcaaattttcccttagcttCATTTTGGTGTGGGAATATACGCTTCAACACCAATTGCCCCGGTTTGAATTGTCTCGGTCTCACTTTCTTGTTGAAAGCTTTGGCCATTCTGTTCTGATAAAGTTGTCCATGACAAACTGCATTCATCCTCTTTTCATCAATGAGCATCAATTGTTCATATCGATTTTGTATCCATTTGGCATCACTCAACTCAGCTTCTTGGATAATCCTCAAGGATGGTATCTCTACCTCTGCAGGTAACACAACCTCTGTTCCATAGACCAAAAGATAAGGCGTTGCCCCAGTTGAAGTCCTAACAGTGGTGCGATAACCGAGAAGGGCCAATGGCAATTTTTCGTGCCATTGTCTGTAATTATCAATCATCTTCCGCAATAttctcttgatgtttttgttggctgCTTCAACCGCTCCATTCATCTGAGGTCGATAAGGGGTGGAATTGCGGTGAGTAATCTTAAATGTTTCGCAAATCTCCCGCATCAGACCACTATTAAGATTAGCTCCATTATCTGTTATAATTGACTCAGGGATTCCGAATCgacaaatgatgttattgcgAACAAAGTCTACCACTACCTTCTTCGTCACTGACTTGTACGAAGATGCTTCTACCCATTTTGTGAAATAGTCGATGGCTACCAAAATGAACCTATGTCCATTTGACGCGGCCGGCTCGATAGGACCAATaacatccatgccccaagctGCAAATGGCCAAGGAGAACTCGTCACATTTAACTCATTTGGTGGGACGCGAATCAAATCACCATGAATCTGACATTGGTGACATTTTTGCACAAAACGAATGCAATTTGTTTCCATAGTCATCCAGAAATAGCCGGCTCGTAGAATTTTCTTAGCCAGAGTAAAACCATTCATATGAGGTCCCACATGTACCGCCATGCACTTCTTCAATCAACTTGACCGCTTCTTTGGCATCAACACACCTTAGCAATCCTAAATCTGAGTCCTCCTATAAAGGATTTCTCCATTTAGGAAAAAGTGGTTTGCTAATCTTCGAAGTGTTCTCTTCGAACACCGGTTATGCCTTCTGGATAGTCTCCCGCCTTGAGATACTTCTTAATGTCATAGTACCAAGGTTCTCCATCAGGTTCTTCATCTACATGGAAACAATAGGCTTGCTGATCTTGCACATTCACCTTGATAGGATCTATGTAATTCTTGTCCGGTGTCTTGAATCATAGAGGACAAGGTTGCCAAAGCATCAGCgaactcattttgagccctcGGGACATGTTTGAATTCCACCTTGATGAACCTCTTACACAAATCTTTCACACAATGCAAGTACGGAAGTATCTTCACGTTCTTAGTGGTCCACTCGCCTTGTACTTGATGAACCAATAAGTCAGAATCACCTATAACCAATAATTCTTGTATGTTCATATCAACGGCCATTCTGAGTCCAAGAATACAAGCCTCATATTCTGCCATATTGTTGGTGCACGGAAACCTGAGCTTTGCTGAAATTGGATAATGCTGGCCTGACTCCGAAACTAAAACTGCTCCAATGCCAACTCCTTTGGAGTTTGCAGCCCCATCAAAGAACATTCTCCACCCTGGATATTCCTCTGAGATATCTTCTCCGACAAACAACACCTCTTCATCGGGGAAATAAGTTTTAAGAGGCATGTATTCTTCATCTACGGGATGTTCAAAGAAAGATGATCCGCTATTGCCCGCCCTTTGATAGCCTTTTGGGTAACATATACAATATCGAACTCACTTAGCAAAATTTGCCATTTGGCTAACTTCCCAGTAGGCATGGGCTTCTGAAAGATATACTTGAGTGGATCCATCCTTGAGATGAGATAAGTAGTATATGCAGACAGGTAATGTCTCAACTTTTGTGCAACCCAAGTCAAAGAACAGCAGGTGCGTTCCAACAAAGTATAACGGGCCTCATAAGGcgtgaacttcttgctcaaataGTATATTGCTTGCTCCTTCTTTCCTGTTTCATCATGTTGTCCCAACACGCATCCAAATGCATTTGCTGACAcagacaaatataataacaaaggtCTTCCGGCTTCTGGAGGCACCAAAACAGGCGGATTAGACAAATACTCCTTGATTTTATCAAAAGCTCGTTGGCAATCTTCCGTCCATTTGGTAGCAGCATCTTTCCTCAATAGCTTGATTATTGGCTCACATATTACTGTCGATTGTGCTATGAACCGGCTAATGTAGTTGAGTCGACCGAGGAAACTCATCACGTCCTTTCGACTCTTTGGGGCAGGCAACTCTTGAATAGCCTTTATCTTTGAAGGATCCAATTCTATGCCCCTCCTGCTCACAATAAAACCTAACAGCTTCCCAGCAGAACACCAAATGCACACTTTGCGGGATTTAATTTCAAATTGTATCGCCTCAACCTCGTCAAAGAACTTCTTCAAATCCGTCAAGTGATCCGAACTCTTTCGTgacttgatgatgatatcatcCACATAGACTTCAATCTCCTTGTGGATCatgtcatgaaaaatagtaGTCATGGCTCTCATATAGGTGGCACCGCATTCTTGAGTCCAAAAGGCATCACTCGATAATAGTATACTCCCCAAGGTGTGACGAATGCCGTTTTCTCGATCTTCTTCATCCATCAGAATTTGGTGGTATCCTGCGAAGCAATCAACGAATGACTGCAACTCATGCTTCGCACAGTTATCAATAAGTATGTGAATATTTGGGAGGGGAAAGTCATCTTTCGGGCTAGCCTTGTTGAGATCCCGATAATCCACGCATACCCTAACTTTGCCATCCTTCTTTGGTACACGATATTGGCTAGCCAAGTGGGATACCTCGCAGCTCGAATAACCTTTGCATCAAATTGCTTGGAGACTTCTTCCTTGACTTTTAAACTCAAATCCGgtttaatatttcttttcttttgtttcactGGAGGACAAGATGGATCAATAGGCAACTTATGCGAAACAATGTCTGTGCttaaacccgacatatcatcgTAAGACCAAGCGAACACGTCTATATATTGTCTCAAAAGGTTGATCAATTCTTCCCTTTGTGACGGAGTTAAATGGACACTAATTCTTGTTTCCCTCACTATTTCTGAATCTCCCAAATTTATGGTCTCTGTTTCATCCAAATTTGGTTTTGGCTTATTCTCAAAATGTTCAAAATCTTTAGTTAACTCTTCAGGTTGCATGTCCTCTTCATATTCTTCAGAATCTTGTTCGGCATTTAGAATTGGTTCGCTTGTTTCATTACGTGTCATATTCACAGTATCGGCAGATTTACTAGTTTGATTGCTGAAAAAGAACagagaaattaattaaatgaagacaaaaattaaaatagaaaattatagTTTGGATTTGGCATTTAAGCTTTCAAAAGGTGGAGgcaaaacataacaaaagtATAAACACGATTCAGGCCTCAAATTTGAATCGCGTTGTTTCATCAAATACTAATACAAATCATCTACCAAGACTCCCGAGAGAACCGGGGGCGGGGTACAAGTCCAATTGTTTAAAGCATCTCCAGGCTCGATCCCGT contains these protein-coding regions:
- the LOC132066075 gene encoding uncharacterized protein LOC132066075, whose translation is MAGAVPSTLHQNLKFVWNHQEIVIHGEGNNSIYPENSIPVIESVERLDGSVFHIKETMCTTRAERVKLPRVLMMVAWEMLKNGFKPGRGLGVNLDGIVEPIQLPGQKDTFGLGYEPTLEEISLASLKRKGDIPLPKPVPLLNQSFFKASVTQVPEKLLKTTSWKVSRIYSLPRKKLNAINQTSKSADTVNMTRNETSEPILNAEQDSEEYEEDMQPEELTKDFEHFENKPKPNLDETETINLGDSEIVRETRISVHLTPSQREELINLLRQYIDVFAWSYDDMSGLSTDIVSHKLPIDPSCPPVKQKKRNIKPDLSLKVKEEVSKQFDAKSFVDCFAGYHQILMDEEDRENGIRHTLGSILLSSDAFWTQECGATYMRAMTTIFHDMIHKEIEVYVDDIIIKSRKSSDHLTDLKKFFDEVEAIQFEIKSRKVCIWCSAGKLLGFIVSRRGIELDPSKIKAIQELPAPKSRKDVMSFLGRLNYISRFIAQSTVICEPIIKLLRKDAATKWTEDCQRAFDKIKEYLSNPPVLVPPEAGRPLLLYLSVSANAFGCVLGQHDETGKKEQAIYYLSKKFTPYEARYTLLERTCCSLTWVAQKLRHYLSAYTTYLISRMDPLKYIFQKPMPTGKLAKWQILLSEFDIVYVTQKAIKGRAIADHLSLNIP